A genome region from Chthonomonas sp. includes the following:
- a CDS encoding LmeA family phospholipid-binding protein: MSSDLKFNQFQLSCQGVTLPFGLVVDEISVRATEPVVNLDNGKIAAIGAQDAFAIVSEASIASYLRPQLPSAVKEADVYIGDGLLKIAAKVVVVFPISVNAYCRLEIVDESRLEIRLHDVEPGGPVRGMLEKYIDDVNPILQASDLPIALRFTDVQLADGQVRLQAELLASG, from the coding sequence ATGAGTTCAGACCTCAAGTTCAACCAGTTTCAACTTTCGTGTCAAGGTGTGACGCTGCCGTTCGGATTGGTGGTTGACGAAATTTCGGTGCGCGCCACCGAGCCGGTGGTGAACTTGGACAACGGCAAGATCGCCGCCATCGGCGCCCAAGATGCCTTCGCTATTGTGAGCGAGGCCAGCATCGCCAGCTACCTTCGCCCACAACTGCCGAGCGCGGTGAAGGAAGCCGACGTATACATCGGCGACGGACTGCTTAAGATCGCGGCCAAGGTTGTAGTCGTGTTCCCGATTAGCGTCAACGCGTATTGCCGGCTGGAAATCGTGGACGAATCGCGGCTGGAGATTCGGCTACACGATGTCGAGCCCGGCGGCCCGGTCCGCGGCATGCTCGAAAAGTACATTGACGACGTGAACCCGATTCTGCAAGCCAGCGACTTGCCGATCGCGCTCCGGTTCACCGACGTGCAACTGGCCGATGGCCAGGTGCGCCTTCAGGCCGAGTTATTGGCCAGCGGCTAG
- a CDS encoding sugar ABC transporter ATP-binding protein, translated as MLEARQVSKSYPGVRALADVSLAVAPGECVALIGENGAGKSTLIRSLSGIENPDSGQVATSGPIAVIFQELTAIPDLDVASNIYLGHEPKRGPIIDQAKLHADAAAVLARIGSSIAPTTMMRDLSVASQQMVEIAKAIARQAKFVIMDEPTSSLSAGETDALLSLVQELKASGVGVLYVSHRLGEIMRIADRVVALRDGKNAGELTAAEMTIETMVQMMVGRELAAYEPKAHSPGATRLQVTGLRTKANPEREITFCVAAGEVVCLAGLVGAGRTEVVEALAGVQKPRGGSVQVDGREVPLNNVRAAIGAGICLVPEDRRQSGLLTELSVLENFALPNRHAARLDTQREQELATSLVEKMSVKTSTTSTAVRTLSGGNQQKIVIGKWLPHQPKVLILDEPTRGIDVGSKAEIYDLIQNLVEQGMACLVVSSDMEEVLRLGDRILVMSEGRLSGELSRTEATEEAIMALAAPV; from the coding sequence ATGCTTGAGGCGCGGCAGGTCAGCAAAAGCTACCCCGGCGTGCGCGCGCTGGCCGATGTTTCGCTGGCGGTTGCGCCGGGCGAGTGCGTTGCGCTGATCGGCGAAAATGGGGCGGGGAAGTCTACGCTCATCCGCTCGCTGAGCGGAATCGAGAATCCCGATTCCGGGCAGGTCGCGACGTCGGGGCCCATCGCAGTGATCTTCCAGGAGCTCACAGCCATTCCCGACCTGGATGTGGCGAGCAACATTTATCTGGGCCACGAGCCTAAGCGCGGCCCGATCATTGATCAGGCCAAGCTGCACGCCGATGCCGCCGCCGTACTTGCGCGAATCGGGAGCAGCATCGCGCCGACCACGATGATGCGTGACCTCTCGGTGGCGAGTCAGCAGATGGTGGAGATCGCCAAAGCGATCGCGCGGCAAGCGAAGTTCGTGATCATGGACGAACCGACTTCCAGCCTGAGCGCGGGTGAAACCGATGCCCTGCTGAGCCTGGTTCAGGAACTCAAAGCGAGCGGTGTCGGAGTGCTGTACGTGTCGCACCGTCTCGGCGAGATCATGCGCATCGCCGATCGCGTGGTGGCCCTGCGCGACGGGAAAAACGCAGGCGAACTCACCGCCGCGGAGATGACCATCGAGACCATGGTGCAGATGATGGTCGGTCGCGAACTGGCCGCGTACGAACCCAAAGCGCACTCGCCGGGCGCAACTCGCCTGCAGGTCACCGGTCTTCGCACCAAGGCAAATCCTGAGCGCGAGATTACGTTTTGCGTGGCTGCGGGAGAGGTTGTTTGTTTGGCCGGGCTGGTGGGCGCGGGCCGCACGGAAGTCGTGGAAGCTCTCGCCGGGGTTCAAAAGCCGCGCGGCGGTTCGGTGCAGGTGGATGGACGCGAGGTGCCGCTCAACAACGTGCGCGCCGCCATCGGCGCCGGCATCTGCCTGGTGCCGGAAGATCGGCGTCAAAGCGGGCTGCTCACCGAGCTTTCTGTGCTAGAGAACTTTGCCTTGCCGAATCGCCATGCGGCCCGCCTGGATACCCAGCGCGAGCAAGAACTCGCCACAAGCCTCGTCGAAAAAATGAGCGTCAAAACCTCGACTACGAGCACGGCAGTTAGGACGCTGAGCGGTGGTAATCAGCAGAAAATCGTCATCGGCAAGTGGTTGCCGCATCAGCCCAAGGTACTCATTCTCGACGAGCCGACGCGCGGCATCGACGTGGGTTCCAAGGCCGAGATTTACGACCTCATTCAGAACCTGGTGGAGCAGGGCATGGCGTGTCTTGTCGTGAGCAGCGACATGGAAGAGGTCCTGCGCCTGGGCGATCGCATTTTGGTGATGTCGGAGGGCCGCTTGTCTGGCGAACTCAGCCGCACCGAAGCCACCGAGGAAGCGATTATGGCCTTGGCCGCTCCGGTTTAA
- a CDS encoding P-II family nitrogen regulator, whose product MKRVEAFVRPNSLEAIKDALEAAGIVGMSVEQVRGFGRQQGRTDKYRGSTYALNLLPKVKIDVVVSDEDLEATIEAIATTAQTGEIGDGKIFVTEVLEAVRIRTGERGESALQ is encoded by the coding sequence ATGAAGCGTGTCGAAGCCTTTGTCCGCCCCAATAGTTTGGAGGCGATTAAAGACGCTCTTGAGGCCGCCGGGATCGTGGGCATGAGCGTGGAGCAGGTGCGCGGTTTTGGCCGCCAGCAGGGCCGCACCGACAAGTATCGCGGGAGCACCTACGCCCTGAACTTGCTGCCAAAGGTCAAGATTGACGTGGTGGTGAGCGACGAAGACCTCGAAGCAACCATCGAGGCGATCGCGACCACGGCTCAGACCGGGGAAATCGGCGACGGCAAAATTTTCGTCACCGAGGTGTTGGAGGCGGTTCGTATTCGAACGGGGGAGCGCGGAGAATCCGCGCTCCAATAA
- a CDS encoding glycoside hydrolase family 15 protein — translation MPRPLVSGNGGFLVMSDQTATIRDLFYPWVGLYNHLAGGRIRFGIWSDGQFAWLDGPGWTQEIRAERGDLAHAGLGIRLTFEDDVHAEEPVFRRRWKLTNDGDEREFRFFVAPDLRIAESDIGDTAMVYPELQAMVHFKRDMWFAFHAATPQGGMARWSTGYKQFKEFVGTWLDAEDGELSGKPIEQGSVDSVFAVHFRVGSGQQESIDFRIVAGMNREDMVARFNGVGLDWVREPLPALEGTDDLGVDLADFVQESLRLVLTQCDELGAILAANDGDILLENRATYSYCWPRDGAYVAATLVRAGQFEVAKRYFEFCAPLLTPEQPVFHQKYGPDGTVGATWHPYIVDGEPVLPFQQDETSLTIWALGVYAAAQPDDPLLPEFFLHLVERPMEFMLDYVDCDGLPQPSWDLWEERRGVHAHTVAATVAGFRAAATMAERWGSEEQVSAWRAAADRMLTAWNEHGWNAERSCYFRMLTPTADGYAGDATLDSAILAFDDLGLAAEMPNFEKAFLTLQDGLRVRTPVDGYARYEKDYYFRQTEDAPGNPWIICTMWVARAEARRGNWAAAEDWLRWAQKWAHPSGVLSEQLHPLTGQPLSVSPLTWSHAEVLETALLVLRRDE, via the coding sequence ATGCCCCGCCCGCTTGTCTCTGGAAACGGTGGATTCTTGGTCATGTCGGACCAAACCGCCACGATTCGCGACCTTTTCTACCCGTGGGTCGGGCTCTACAATCACCTCGCGGGAGGCCGCATCCGGTTTGGAATCTGGTCCGATGGTCAGTTCGCCTGGCTGGACGGACCTGGTTGGACTCAGGAAATCCGCGCCGAGCGCGGCGATCTTGCGCACGCCGGGTTGGGCATCCGGCTGACGTTTGAGGACGACGTGCACGCCGAAGAGCCGGTCTTCCGCCGCCGCTGGAAGTTGACCAACGACGGTGACGAGCGGGAGTTCCGCTTCTTCGTCGCGCCCGATCTGCGCATCGCCGAATCGGATATTGGCGACACCGCGATGGTGTACCCGGAGCTCCAGGCGATGGTCCACTTTAAGCGCGACATGTGGTTCGCCTTTCACGCCGCGACTCCGCAAGGCGGCATGGCGCGGTGGAGTACCGGCTACAAGCAGTTTAAGGAGTTCGTGGGCACTTGGCTTGACGCGGAAGACGGCGAACTGAGCGGCAAGCCGATTGAGCAAGGATCAGTGGACTCCGTATTTGCAGTTCACTTTCGCGTTGGCAGCGGCCAGCAGGAGTCCATTGATTTTCGCATCGTCGCCGGAATGAATCGAGAGGACATGGTTGCTCGATTCAATGGCGTGGGGCTGGACTGGGTCCGCGAGCCGCTACCCGCGCTCGAAGGTACTGACGATCTGGGCGTGGACCTGGCCGACTTTGTCCAGGAATCCTTGCGCCTCGTTTTGACGCAGTGCGACGAACTGGGTGCGATTCTGGCCGCCAACGATGGCGACATCTTGTTGGAGAATCGCGCGACCTACAGCTACTGCTGGCCGCGCGACGGCGCCTACGTCGCGGCGACGCTCGTGCGCGCCGGCCAGTTTGAGGTGGCCAAACGGTACTTCGAGTTCTGCGCGCCGCTCTTGACGCCGGAGCAGCCGGTGTTTCACCAGAAGTACGGCCCCGACGGCACGGTCGGCGCGACCTGGCACCCGTACATCGTGGATGGCGAGCCCGTGCTGCCATTCCAGCAAGACGAAACGAGCCTGACCATCTGGGCGCTCGGAGTGTACGCCGCCGCCCAGCCCGACGACCCCTTACTGCCCGAGTTCTTCCTGCATTTGGTCGAGAGGCCCATGGAGTTCATGCTCGACTACGTGGATTGTGATGGCTTGCCGCAGCCGAGTTGGGACCTCTGGGAAGAGCGGCGAGGCGTCCACGCGCACACCGTCGCCGCGACGGTCGCAGGTTTCCGCGCGGCGGCAACGATGGCCGAGCGGTGGGGAAGCGAGGAGCAGGTTTCGGCATGGCGAGCCGCCGCCGATCGCATGCTCACCGCGTGGAACGAGCACGGCTGGAACGCGGAGCGATCGTGCTACTTCCGGATGCTGACGCCCACCGCCGACGGCTACGCTGGCGACGCCACGCTGGATAGTGCGATATTGGCGTTTGACGATCTCGGCCTCGCCGCCGAGATGCCGAACTTTGAGAAGGCCTTTCTCACCTTGCAAGACGGCCTCCGGGTGCGGACTCCGGTGGATGGCTACGCCCGATACGAGAAGGATTACTATTTCCGGCAGACCGAAGACGCTCCCGGCAACCCTTGGATCATCTGCACGATGTGGGTGGCTCGGGCCGAGGCTCGCCGAGGCAATTGGGCGGCGGCGGAAGATTGGCTCCGCTGGGCGCAGAAGTGGGCGCACCCGAGTGGAGTCCTGAGTGAGCAACTGCACCCGCTGACGGGCCAACCGCTTTCGGTCAGCCCGCTCACGTGGTCGCACGCTGAGGTGCTGGAGACGGCCCTGTTAGTACTTCGCCGGGACGAGTAA
- the nadE gene encoding NAD(+) synthase, with translation MSVPIVRAPKKAAPTAEVLAINPPLVVDWLVRFLVHECKVRRNIHRAVLGLSGGVDSAAVAYLCARAFGPENTLVVRMPYKISSQNSLDHAQLVIDDLGLKPMTIPITDMVDGYLTQLGGEVSATRIGNVCARCRANILFDQSAAIGGLPIGTGNKTERLFGYFTWHADDSPPINPLGDLLKSQVWDIARELGVPEVIVDKPASADLVPGQTDEGDFGISYARADLILHYLLQGYDRAGLVGLGFPDAEVQLVWRRVDGTHWKRHLPTVAMLTDTSINDYYLRPVDY, from the coding sequence ATGAGCGTCCCGATTGTCCGCGCGCCGAAAAAAGCGGCCCCCACCGCCGAGGTGCTGGCGATCAATCCGCCCCTCGTCGTGGATTGGCTGGTGCGGTTTTTGGTGCACGAGTGCAAGGTGCGGCGCAACATTCACCGAGCCGTGCTGGGTCTGTCGGGCGGCGTGGATTCCGCAGCGGTCGCCTACCTTTGCGCGCGGGCGTTCGGTCCCGAAAACACACTCGTCGTGCGCATGCCGTACAAAATCAGTTCGCAAAACTCACTGGACCACGCGCAGCTGGTCATTGACGACCTCGGCCTCAAACCAATGACGATCCCGATTACGGACATGGTGGATGGCTACCTGACCCAGCTCGGCGGCGAGGTTTCCGCCACGCGCATCGGCAATGTTTGCGCGCGATGCCGCGCCAATATTTTGTTTGATCAGAGCGCGGCCATCGGCGGCCTTCCAATTGGCACGGGCAACAAAACTGAGCGGCTGTTTGGCTACTTTACTTGGCACGCCGACGATAGCCCGCCGATCAATCCGCTGGGCGACTTGCTCAAGTCCCAAGTTTGGGACATCGCCCGCGAGTTGGGCGTGCCCGAGGTGATTGTGGACAAACCCGCCTCGGCGGACCTAGTTCCGGGGCAAACGGATGAGGGTGATTTCGGCATCAGCTACGCCCGCGCCGACCTGATTCTGCATTACCTACTGCAAGGCTATGACCGCGCCGGGTTGGTTGGTCTTGGCTTCCCCGATGCCGAGGTCCAGCTTGTCTGGCGGCGCGTGGATGGCACGCACTGGAAGCGGCATTTGCCGACGGTCGCGATGCTCACGGACACGAGCATCAACGACTACTATCTGCGTCCCGTGGATTACTAG
- a CDS encoding family 10 glycosylhydrolase has translation MATAVAQTEFGPSLDSLLNPPLPRREMRAAWVATVWNIDWPTTATAAQATQRTQADTILNHAQTLKMNAVFLQVRSAADAMYVSGIEPWSKWLTNTMGTAPNPVWDPLSYWLAGARSRGIQLYVWLNPYRALPTGVTAASSHISVTRPDLMALFSGDKFFDPGKVDSRTRIRTVISDLVTRYDIDGVVFDDYFYPYPEAGETFPDSATYSAYQAAGGTLSLANWRRNNVDTLVQEVGVDIKAIKPGVKFGIGPFGIWKPGNPSGVTGLSAYDDIYADSRKWLQLGWVDFLAPQLYWKISSTGQPYSALLNWWTQQNLMSRHVYASNAAYKVADGTTSAWVTQEILDQIDVTRNTAGATGNVFYNFKVFRDNRDNLRTNLAAGQYAQPAIIPSAPWIDNLAPFTPALTYTYNRTTKTHQASWVAQGSEAAQWYVIAACENNAWSHQVVPSTTLTWSRALKLNNRALQAFAVCAVDRQGNASSYVGKVFDASVVTSGFGVENAVAHPNGAVIQP, from the coding sequence GTGGCGACCGCCGTCGCGCAAACGGAGTTTGGTCCGAGCCTCGATAGCCTGCTCAACCCGCCCTTGCCGCGCCGCGAAATGCGTGCTGCGTGGGTGGCGACCGTATGGAACATCGACTGGCCGACCACGGCCACCGCGGCGCAGGCGACGCAGCGCACGCAAGCCGACACGATTCTGAACCACGCGCAAACCCTCAAGATGAACGCCGTGTTCTTGCAGGTGCGCAGCGCCGCCGACGCGATGTACGTCTCGGGCATTGAGCCCTGGAGCAAGTGGCTGACCAACACCATGGGCACGGCGCCGAATCCGGTGTGGGACCCGCTTTCCTACTGGCTGGCCGGCGCTCGCTCGCGCGGCATTCAATTGTACGTTTGGCTCAACCCCTACCGGGCGTTGCCCACTGGAGTGACGGCGGCGTCCAGCCACATTAGCGTAACGCGGCCCGACCTCATGGCGCTGTTTAGCGGCGACAAGTTTTTCGATCCGGGCAAGGTTGATTCGCGGACGCGAATCCGGACCGTCATTAGCGACCTGGTGACTCGTTACGACATTGATGGCGTCGTGTTCGACGACTACTTCTACCCGTACCCTGAGGCGGGCGAGACCTTCCCCGATAGCGCGACGTACTCGGCCTACCAGGCGGCGGGTGGCACGCTTTCGCTGGCCAACTGGCGGCGCAACAATGTGGACACGCTGGTTCAAGAAGTCGGCGTGGACATCAAGGCGATTAAGCCGGGCGTGAAGTTCGGCATCGGGCCGTTCGGCATCTGGAAGCCGGGCAACCCTTCCGGCGTGACTGGCCTAAGTGCCTACGACGACATCTACGCCGACTCGCGCAAATGGCTCCAACTCGGCTGGGTGGACTTCCTGGCGCCGCAGCTGTATTGGAAGATATCCAGCACCGGCCAGCCTTACAGCGCGCTCCTCAACTGGTGGACTCAGCAGAACCTGATGAGCCGCCACGTGTACGCCTCGAACGCCGCGTACAAGGTCGCCGACGGCACCACCTCCGCTTGGGTGACACAAGAGATTCTCGACCAGATTGATGTGACCCGCAACACCGCGGGCGCGACCGGCAACGTGTTCTACAATTTCAAGGTGTTCCGCGACAACCGCGACAACCTGCGCACGAACCTAGCCGCTGGGCAATACGCTCAGCCGGCGATTATTCCGAGCGCGCCGTGGATTGATAATCTCGCGCCGTTTACGCCCGCCCTCACCTACACGTACAACCGAACAACCAAAACGCACCAAGCGTCGTGGGTCGCGCAAGGAAGCGAGGCGGCGCAATGGTACGTCATCGCGGCGTGCGAAAACAACGCGTGGTCGCACCAGGTAGTGCCCAGCACCACGCTCACGTGGTCGCGCGCGCTGAAGCTCAACAACCGCGCGTTGCAGGCGTTCGCCGTGTGCGCGGTGGATCGCCAGGGCAATGCCAGCAGCTACGTGGGCAAGGTCTTCGATGCCTCGGTGGTTACGTCAGGCTTTGGTGTGGAGAATGCGGTTGCGCATCCGAATGGAGCGGTAATTCAACCCTAA
- a CDS encoding family 10 glycosylhydrolase: MSSSLVAPPVPQEFRGVWVATVDNIDWPSKRTLSTAQQKAELDGIIQRCAELNLNAIVFQIRPSADSLYKSKLEPWSEYLTGQTGKAPSPAWDPLEYIIDKAHDCGIEVHAWFNPYRAKHPAAKGDVSSDHIVKTHPKSAPKYGRYNWMIPTDPFVQKRSRDVFMDAVRRYDLDGIHIDDYFYPYAEKGPDGKNLPFPDEGFYKTYRDKGGKLSVGDWRRKAVDDFVRDVYLELKRTKRWVKFGISPFGIWRPGFPAGTTAGIDQYDALYADCKKWFNEGWLDYMTPQLYWPIAQKAQAYTALLDWWKGENTKGRHLWPGNYTGRVMETWEPKEVLDQIAETRARVEQSGNVHFSMKVFMRNSKGLNDLLLAGPYAEKAVVPPSPWLGDAQPAAPTVRTSGNTLRLVPMSGARFWVIASENGDVIKVASAKMSEIVLKPSELGALPIESMKVCATSLTGVLGYWADVK; encoded by the coding sequence ATGTCATCGTCTCTCGTCGCCCCTCCGGTTCCGCAAGAGTTCCGCGGAGTGTGGGTCGCCACCGTCGATAATATCGATTGGCCGAGCAAGCGAACGCTGTCCACCGCCCAGCAAAAGGCCGAGCTCGACGGCATCATCCAGCGCTGCGCTGAGCTCAATCTCAACGCCATCGTCTTTCAAATTCGCCCGAGTGCGGATTCGCTGTACAAAAGTAAGCTCGAACCGTGGTCGGAATATCTCACGGGGCAAACCGGAAAGGCGCCGAGCCCGGCTTGGGACCCGCTGGAATACATCATTGACAAAGCCCACGATTGCGGCATTGAGGTGCACGCGTGGTTTAATCCGTATCGCGCCAAACACCCCGCCGCCAAGGGCGACGTGTCCAGCGACCATATCGTGAAGACGCACCCGAAGTCGGCCCCGAAATATGGCCGCTACAACTGGATGATCCCGACCGACCCGTTCGTGCAAAAGCGCAGCCGGGACGTGTTTATGGACGCCGTGCGACGCTACGACCTCGATGGCATTCACATTGACGACTACTTCTATCCCTATGCCGAAAAAGGCCCGGACGGCAAAAACCTGCCGTTTCCCGACGAAGGGTTTTACAAGACGTACCGCGACAAGGGCGGCAAGCTCTCGGTCGGCGATTGGCGCCGCAAGGCGGTAGATGACTTTGTGCGGGATGTCTATCTTGAACTGAAGCGCACCAAGCGCTGGGTGAAATTTGGCATCAGCCCCTTCGGCATTTGGCGACCCGGATTTCCGGCGGGAACCACCGCCGGCATTGACCAGTACGACGCGCTTTATGCCGACTGCAAGAAGTGGTTCAACGAGGGCTGGCTCGACTACATGACGCCGCAACTCTATTGGCCGATCGCGCAAAAGGCGCAAGCCTACACCGCGCTTTTGGATTGGTGGAAGGGCGAGAACACGAAGGGCCGTCACCTGTGGCCGGGCAACTACACTGGTCGCGTGATGGAGACCTGGGAGCCCAAGGAAGTCCTGGATCAGATCGCCGAAACTCGCGCCCGGGTCGAGCAATCGGGCAACGTGCACTTTAGCATGAAGGTGTTTATGCGCAACTCTAAGGGGCTGAACGATTTGTTGCTCGCCGGGCCGTACGCGGAAAAGGCTGTGGTGCCGCCGAGCCCGTGGCTGGGCGACGCGCAGCCGGCCGCCCCGACCGTGCGGACTTCGGGCAACACGTTGCGCCTGGTGCCGATGAGCGGAGCGCGATTCTGGGTGATCGCCAGCGAAAACGGGGACGTGATTAAGGTTGCCTCGGCAAAAATGTCCGAAATTGTCCTCAAGCCATCGGAATTGGGCGCTCTTCCGATAGAATCTATGAAGGTCTGCGCCACTAGCCTCACTGGAGTGCTTGGCTATTGGGCCGATGTGAAATGA
- a CDS encoding NAD-binding protein: MYLIIVGGGNVGLHLAKKLMAHDHEVLVLEKMPKQAQRLSSALGDELVFLGDGCEVSVQKQAGFGRADVVVAVTGEDEDNMVVCQMAKAFWNVKRVVARVNDPSHTKFFEQIGIDDVVSATSIIFNLVEQQITADELIPLGALNKGNIEIIEAHLSHRSPAIGKRVRELGLPNGTNVVYLLRADQGVLVSGETQLQEDDTVVALVPVEGADQLRNLLVPAKY; the protein is encoded by the coding sequence AAAAGCTCATGGCGCACGATCACGAGGTGCTCGTGCTGGAAAAGATGCCCAAGCAAGCCCAGCGACTTTCCAGCGCGCTCGGCGATGAACTCGTTTTTCTCGGGGACGGTTGCGAAGTCAGCGTGCAAAAGCAAGCCGGCTTCGGCCGCGCCGATGTGGTGGTCGCGGTGACCGGCGAAGACGAAGACAACATGGTTGTCTGCCAAATGGCGAAGGCGTTTTGGAACGTCAAGCGCGTCGTTGCCCGCGTGAACGACCCCAGCCACACCAAATTCTTTGAGCAGATCGGCATTGACGATGTCGTCTCGGCGACCAGCATCATCTTTAACCTCGTGGAGCAACAGATCACGGCGGACGAACTCATCCCGCTTGGCGCGCTCAACAAGGGCAATATTGAGATTATCGAGGCGCACTTAAGCCACCGGTCCCCGGCGATCGGCAAGCGCGTTCGCGAGTTGGGACTGCCGAATGGCACCAACGTCGTGTATCTGCTCCGGGCCGACCAGGGCGTCCTCGTCAGCGGCGAAACCCAACTGCAAGAAGACGACACCGTGGTGGCGTTGGTACCCGTGGAAGGCGCCGACCAGCTCCGCAACTTACTCGTCCCGGCGAAGTACTAA
- the sucC gene encoding ADP-forming succinate--CoA ligase subunit beta, which produces MKLHEYQSKDLLARYGVAVPGGSVTSDPAEAKRIADEFGGKVVVKAQVLMGGRGKAGGVKLFQDSQAAADFTKELIGKRLISIQNPDGMIVEKVLVAEQIDIAEEYYLSVLLDRAAGKIIVMLSREGGMEIEEVAEHSPEKIVKVDVDPAWGIEPYHARAAVIAAGIPKPAQGQLVQMILKLVKAYQETDADLIEINPVALTPDGRVLAADAKVSIDENALFRYPEYDATKDDAAEDPIEAEASRRGIAYVNLGGDIGIIGNGAGLVMCSLDEVNAAGGKPANFLDVGGGAKADRVRSCVEIVMMNPNIKGLLLNIFGGITRGDEVAKGIMEALSTLNVKVPVVARVEGTAAEEALKILEDSPIVGASTMQEAAQKVVALAYGK; this is translated from the coding sequence ATGAAGCTTCACGAATACCAATCGAAAGACCTTCTTGCGCGCTACGGAGTCGCCGTTCCCGGCGGATCAGTAACCTCCGATCCGGCTGAAGCCAAGCGTATTGCCGACGAGTTTGGCGGCAAGGTGGTTGTCAAAGCGCAGGTCCTGATGGGCGGTCGCGGTAAGGCCGGTGGCGTCAAGCTTTTCCAAGATTCGCAAGCGGCCGCGGACTTCACCAAGGAGCTCATTGGCAAGCGCCTCATCAGTATTCAAAATCCCGACGGCATGATCGTCGAGAAGGTGCTCGTCGCCGAGCAAATTGACATCGCCGAGGAGTACTACCTTTCGGTGTTGCTCGACCGCGCGGCTGGCAAAATTATCGTGATGCTCAGCCGCGAAGGCGGCATGGAGATCGAAGAAGTCGCCGAGCACTCGCCGGAGAAGATTGTCAAGGTGGATGTTGATCCTGCCTGGGGCATCGAGCCGTATCACGCGCGCGCCGCTGTTATCGCCGCGGGCATCCCCAAGCCGGCCCAGGGCCAACTGGTGCAAATGATTCTCAAGCTCGTGAAGGCCTACCAAGAGACCGATGCCGACCTCATTGAGATCAACCCCGTCGCGCTCACTCCCGATGGCCGCGTCCTCGCTGCCGACGCCAAGGTGAGCATCGACGAAAACGCATTGTTCCGCTATCCCGAATACGACGCCACCAAGGACGATGCCGCCGAAGACCCGATTGAAGCCGAGGCCTCGCGCCGCGGCATCGCCTACGTCAACCTGGGCGGCGACATCGGCATCATCGGCAACGGCGCGGGCCTCGTCATGTGCTCTCTCGACGAAGTCAACGCCGCTGGGGGCAAGCCCGCCAACTTCCTGGACGTGGGTGGCGGCGCGAAGGCCGACCGGGTGCGATCCTGCGTTGAGATTGTGATGATGAACCCGAACATCAAGGGCCTGTTGCTCAACATTTTCGGCGGCATCACGCGCGGCGACGAAGTCGCCAAGGGCATCATGGAGGCGCTCAGCACGCTGAACGTCAAGGTGCCGGTGGTCGCCCGCGTGGAAGGCACCGCGGCGGAAGAGGCGCTCAAGATTCTCGAGGACTCGCCCATCGTCGGCGCGAGCACCATGCAAGAAGCGGCCCAAAAGGTCGTCGCCCTCGCCTACGGCAAGTAA